The following is a genomic window from Deinococcus reticulitermitis.
CCTCGCCACCCTGACCCGCGATCAGATGCAGGGCCGCCTCCGGGCGCTCTCGCAGTTCGTGTACCAAGACGCCCTCACCGGGCTGCCCAACCGCCGCGCCTTTCAGGAGGAGCTCGACCGGCGGGTGCGGAGGGCAGTGGACAGCGGCGCGCACGGCACGCTGATGCTGATCAATATCAACGAGTTCGTGCACCTCAACGACCGGCTCGGCCACGCGGCCGGCGACGAGGCCCTGCGGATCCTGACGGCCCGCTGGCAGGACGGTCTGGTCGCCGGCAGCCACCTGTCGCGCACCGACGGCGACGAGTTCGCGCTGATTCTGCCCACGCTGGCCCCCGCAGAGCTGGCGGGGCAGATTGACCGGGTGCTGAGCCGGACCCACGAGCCCATGGAGCTCGGCGGGGAAGTTCACACCCTCCAGGCGCGAGTGGGGGTCAGTCACTTCCCGCAGCACGGCGACGACGCCAGCACCGTAACGAGCCACGCCGGGCTGGCGCTGGCCGCCGCGCGCGGGCAGGAGCCGCCGGTCGCCACCTACAGCGCTGAGCTGGCCGCCGCCACCGAGCGCCGCAGGCAGGTCCTGCACACCCTGGAAGTCGCCCTGGCCCATCAGGGCCTCCACCTCGTCTATCAGCCGATTTTCGATCTTCACACCGGGGAGGTGCGTTCGGCGGAGGCGCTGGTCCGTTGCCGCTTCGCGCTGACACCCGAGCCTGGACCAGACGAGTTCATCGCGGTGGCGGAAGCCGCGGAGCGCATGCGTCCGGTCGGGCAATGGATCATGGGCGCGGTCCTGGGGCAGCTGCGGGCCTGGCACGACTCGGGCGTGCACCTGCCGCGCGTGAACGTGAATGTCTCGGCCCAGGAACTGCTGACTCCCGGCTACGCCGAGGCGCTCCTGGCGCAGCTGAGCTCGCGGGGTCTGGATCCGCAGGTGCTCGAACTCGAACTCACCGAGCGCAGTGTGCTGGAAGACGCGGCAGTGCGTGAGCTGCACCTGCTGCGTCAGGCCGGGATGGCGGTGTCGATCGACGATTTCGGGACCGGGCACTCCTCGCTGGCCTGGCTGCACGCCCTGCCGATCACCTGCGTGAAACTCGACCGGCGTTTTACCCACATGCTGGATCAAGACGGCGCGGCCGACCGTCTGGCCCACACGGTCGTGACCCTCGCCCGTGCCCTGGAGCTGGAGGTGGTGGCCGAGGGCATCGAGACCCAGGAGCAGTTGCGGCGACTGCGCGAGCTGGGCTGCGTCCTGGGTCAGGGCTACCTCTTCACGAAGCCCCTCAGCCCCAGCGAGTTTGTGGCCTTCTGGCGTCAGGCCAGCCGCACCGATGTGGGGCAGGATACCTCCCCCTGACCGGAAGGCTCAAGCCGCGGCCTGCGGCGCAGTCGCCCAGCCTCCACCTGGCCCGACCTGCCAGCTACTCCTCGGTGCTCAGCACCGCCAGGAAGGCTTCTTGCGGCACCTCGACCGTGCCGAACTGCTTCATGCGGGCGCGGCCCTTCTTCTGCTTCTCGAGCAGCTTCTTCTTGCGAGAGATGTCGCCGCCGTAGCACTTGGCGAGCACGTCCTTACGAAACGCCTTAACGGTCGCCCGCGCGATGATCTTGCCGCCGATCACGGCCTGCACCGGCACCGGGAACATCTGCCGGGGAATGACCTCGGCCATCTTGTCCACGATCTTGCGCCCCAGGCCGTAGGTTTTGGTTTCGTGCACGATCACGGCGAGGGCGTCGATCACCTCGTTATTCACCATGATGTCGACCTTGCGCAGGTCACCCTCGCGGTACCCGATGATCTCGTAGTCCATGCTGGCGTAGCCGCGCGAGATGGATTTCAGGCGGTCGTGGAAGTCGTAGAGAATCTCCGCGAAGGGCACCTCGTAGATCAGCTCCACGCGCTTGCCCTGGCCGACATAGTTCATGGTGCTCATCATCCCGCGCCGCTCCTGGAGCAGCTGCATCACTGGCCCGACGTATTCCTCAGGCAGCATGACGTGGAGCTTGATGTACGGCTCCTCGACATTGGAAATGCGGTCACGGGTGGGGAACTCGGCGGGGTTCTGCGTCTCGAAGATCTCACCGCTCGTCAGTGTCACGCGGTAGACCACGGCGGGCGCGGTGGCGATCAGGTCGAGGTCGTACTCGCGCTCCAGACGCTCCTGAATGATCTCGGCGTGCAGGAGGCCCAGAAAGCCGCAGCGGAACCCGAAGCCCAGCGCCTCGGAGGTCTCGGGCTCGAAGGAGAAGGCCGCGTCGTTGAGCTTGAGCTTTTCGAGTGCCTCACGCAGCTTGCGGTAATCCTCGGTGTCGGTGGGATACAACCCCGAAAACACCACCGGTTGCGCGGGCTTGAAGCCGGGAAACGCCTGCGCCGTGCGCCGCTCCCGGCCGGTCAGCGTGTCGCCCACCTGCGCGTCGTGAATGTCCTTGATGCCCGCCGCCACCCAGCCCACTGCGCCCGCCGAGAGCTGTTGCCCCACCACCAGCCCCGGACTGAAGGTGCCGACCTTGTCGACCTCGAAGGTCTTGTCCGCGTTCATCAGCAGAATCTGGTCCTTGGCCTGGATGCTGCCCTCGAGCACCCGCACGAACAGGATCACGCCCTGGTAGGCGTCGTAGAACGAGTCGAAGATCAGGGCCTTGAGCGGTGCCGCCCGGTCCCCCGTGGGCGGCGGGATGTGCTTGACCACCGCTTCGAGGATGTCGGGCACGCCCTGCCCGGTCTTGCCGGAGGCGAATACGGCGTCCTCGGCGGGAATGCCGATCACCTCTTCGAGTTCCGCAGCAGCGCCCTCCGGGTCAGCCGCCGGGAGGTCGATCTTGTTGATCACCGGCACAATTTCGAGGTTGTTGTCGATGGCAAGGTAAGCATTGACGATGGTCTGGGCCTCGACGCCCTGGGACGCGTCCACGAGCAGCAGCACGCCCTCGCAGGCGGCGAGCGAGCGCGAGACCTCATAGTTGAAGTCCACGTGACCCGGCGTATCGATCAGGTTGAAGACGTATTCCTCACCGTCCTCCCGCCGGTAGGTCAGCCGGATCGGCGTGGACTTGATGGTGATGCCGCGTTCGCGCTCCAGCTCGAGCGTATCCAAAGTCTGGTCGCGCTTGTCGCGCTCGCCCATGGCGCCGAGCTGCTCCAGGATGCGGTCGGCCAGCGTCGACTTGCCGTGGTCGACGTGGGCGATGATGGAAAAATTGCGGATATTGGCAGTCGGCCCTTCGGTCACATCCCGCAGTCTAACGGCTGCCGGACCTAGGACTCCGTCACCCCAGCTCCGCTCTCCGGGCCCCGGCGACGCAAAAGGGGCCCGGGGACGTCGGGGGGAGCAGGCCAGCGATCCTCCAGTCAGGCTCAGCTTCAGACGGCAGAGCAGCCCCCGTCTTTCTCATCGATTGTCGGTAATTGCCAAATTGTTCACAATTCAAACTCAGATTTTTTATTAGAAATCTGATGTTCTCTTAGCAGATGAACGACCTGATCAACAAAGTTACTCATGAGAAGATGAGAGGAAGTGTGGCGAACCCCTCTCACGAGAGAGAAAGACCTTGCGAGTTTGTCGGGCTTTTCCGGCTTCATTTTTGGAATCGAAAACTAATCTGCCTCTAACTTGGCAGTTTAATTGTTCGGCGGTGTGATGAGACCAGCCGAAAATGCCGATTTTTCGCGCTCTTATTCACAGAATACTCATGGGAGCTGTCTACCGTGTCGCTAGTAGGCTGAAGCGGGCTCATGAGTTCTGACTTCGGCCCCTAAGGAGACCCCATGCGAAAGACCCTCGTGATTTCTTCCCTGCTGGCCCTCGGCCTGGGCGCTGCCAGTGCTCAGACGGCGGCTCCCGCAACGCCCACCACCACGACGGCCGCCACCCAGGTGGTGCAGTTCAGTGACGTTCCGGCTGGCCACTGGGCCAAGGATGCCGTGGACCGCATCACCCAGTGTGGTCTCATCCAGGGCTTCCCCGACGGCACCTTCCGTGGCAACGAGAACCTGACCCGTTACCAGGCCGCCCTGATTTTCTACCGCCTGCTCACCACCAACGCGCTCGCCAACTGCGGTCTGAGCCAGGGTGACATGACGGTCGTGATGAACGGCATGCAAGAAGTCAGCACCGAACTCGCCGCCATCGCCACCCGCGTGACCGACCTCGAGCGCGCGACCGCCGACCAGGCCGCCCGCATCGCGACCCTGGAGCAGCGCATCGCGACCGCCGCGACCGCTCCTGCCGGCGCCGCCAGCGAAGACGTGGCCGCCCTGAACGCCCGCATCGACGCGCTCGAAGCGGCGGTGCGCAACATTCCTGCCGGTCCCCAGGGTCCTGCGGGTCCCGCTGGCCCTGCCGGCCCCGCTGGTCCCCAAGGTCCTGCCGGCCCGGCGGGCGCCGACGCGGTCGCGGCTCCGGTCACCAACACCACCACCACCACGACCACCACGGAAGTCCCCAGCACCACCGTCGTGATCACCGACACCCCGGCGGTCGTGACCCCCGCCACCGGTAACCTCTACGCGGGCGTGACCGTCGGCGCCAAGCAGGGCGACGCGACCAACAAGTGCGTCAACAAGCTCGACCGCCAGAACCCCCCGGTGGACTACTGCGTTACCGTGGGCGGCGTCGTCGGCTCCAAGAGCGTCTTCGGCCCGCTGGGCGCGCGCGTCTCCGCCGAGTACCAGCCCGGCTTCAACGGCATCCACGCCGACGTGGCCGCGACCGGCAGCTTCGACGTGGCCGACAACTTCGGCGTGTACGCCGGTGCGGGCCTCGGCATCACGAGCAGCCAGGCGCGCGTCGCGAGCGGCGCCAACGCGGGCCGTGCGAACACGACCGGCACTGCGACCGACGTGTACGGCCTCGGCCTGGTGGGCGTCGAGTACCGCGTGACCGGCAACATCGCCGTGTTCGCGGAAGGCAACGGGCGCTACTACCTGTCGAACAAGGGCGCCGGCACCGGCATCACCCCCGCTTCGACCTACAGCAGCACCCAGAAGGGCTTCAACCTCGGCGGCAAGGCCGGCCTGAAGTTCTACTTCTAACCCCCGCTTGGCTGGTGGCCCCCCGCGTGGGGGCCGCTTTTTTATGTCGGCATGGGCGGCCGCTTGAGCTAGACTGCCGGGATGCGCGTCATGCCGTTTTTTCAGGTGCTGCTGCTGCTGACGCTCCTGGCCTACCTCTTGCTGATTGCCCTGGAAAATCCCGGCTTCGTCAAGTTGCCGCTTCCCTTTGGACAGGGCGAGGCGGCCCTGCCCGTGGGCCTGACGGTGGCGCTGTCTTCTGTGCTGGGCGGCGCCTATGTGCTGCTGCTGCTGCTCCCCGTGCTGCTGCGCGGTTCGTTGCGCCAGCGCGAAGAGCGACGCAAACGCGAGGTGACCGAGCGCCACCTGGCCGAGACACTGGGCGCGCGGCTGGCGGCGGCGCCGGCGCTCCGCTCTCCCCCGGGCCCTCACGCGCCCGCCGGTGAAGACGCGTGAAGCGGGACTGGGTTGCGCCCCCCAGCCGCTGGATCCTGGCCCGGCCGGCCACCCGCGAGGCGCTGCTCGCCACCATGCGCGAGTGGCAGGTCTCGGCGCCGGTCGCGCAGGTGCTGTGCAGCCGCGCCCTGAGCGCCGAGCTGCTCGCCTCGCCCCTCGAGCCCACGCCCAACCCGGGCCTCCGCGAAGCCGCGCGGCGCATCGTGCAGGCCATCGCGGCGGGCAAACGCATCCGCATCCACGGCGATTACGACGCCGACGGAGTCACTGCCACCGCGACACTGGTGCTTGGGCTGCGGGACGCCGGCGCACAGGTGCACGGCTTCATTCCCCACCGGCTGACCGAGGGCTACGGGATTCACCCGGACCGGGTGGCGGACCACGCGGAGGCCGCCGACCTGATCGTCACGGTCGACTGCGGGGTCACCAATCTCGAAGAGGTGCGCGCGCTGCTCGCCGCCGGGACCGAGGTCGTGGTCACCGACCATCACGCGCCCGGCCCTGATTTTCCCGATTGCCTCGTGGTGCACCCGCACCTGACGACGGACTATGACCCGGTCCGTCACAACCTGACCGGCGCGGGCGTGGCGTATCACCTCCTCTGGGCGGTCTATGACCTGCTCGGACGCCCGGAGCCGCGGCGGCTGTTGCCGCTCGCGACCCTCGGCACGGTGGCTGACGTGGCGCCGCTGATCGGCGAGAACCGCGCCCTGGTGCGGGCGGGACTCGAGGAGATGGCGCGCACCGAGCTGCCGGGCCTGCGCGCCCTGATGGCCGAGAAGAAGGTGGGGCGGCCCACCGCGCGCGACGTGGCGTTTATCCTTGCGCCGCGCATCAATGCGGCGGGGCGGATGGGCGAGGCCGACAAGGCACTCGAGCTGCTCACCCTCCAGAGCGAACACGAGGCCAGGGCGCTCGCCGCCTACCTCGAAATTCGCAACCAGGAGCGGCGCAAGATCCAAGACGAGATGTTCGCGCAGGCGCTCGACCTCGCCGACCCACGCGACCCGGCGCTGGTGCTCACGCACGAGGACTGGCACGCGGGCGTGATGGGCATCGTGGCGAGCAAACTCGTCGAGACCTTTCACAAACCGGTGTACATCGTCGCGCAGGGCAAAGGCTCAGTGCGCTCGACGCCCGGCATCAGCGCGGTACAGGGGCTGCGTGAGAGTCAGGAGCTGCTGAAGCGTTTCGGGGGTCACCCCGGCGCCGCCGGCTTCTCGCTCGACCCGGCCAACTTTGGGGCACTGCGCGGGCGCATCCATGACTACGTGCGGCGTTTCCCGGTGCCCATGCCCACCGTGCGGCTCGACGCGCCGCTGCTGCCGCAGGGACTCACCCCCGAACTGCTCGGCGAACTCGCAGCGCTTGAACCGTTTGGGGAAGGGCACCGCCGACCGCAGTGGCACCTGCGCGGCGCCGTCGCCGAGACCCGGCTCGTCGGCAAGCGCGGCGACGCCTTGCAATTCCGTCTGGGCGGCCTCAAGGGCGTGAAATACGGCGAGCGCGACGACTCGCCGGGCGTGCGCGACGTGGCGGCCGAGCTCGCGCTGAACGAGTGGCGCGGGCGGGTCAACCTCGAACTGCACACCGAAGCGCTGCGGCCTCCCGCTCCCCTCCTGCTCGAGGGCGCAGAGGCGCCGCCCACCTTGAGCCCCCCCCTCGCCCGGCTCAACCCGAGCGTCGCCATGACCTCTCTCAAGACCGGCGCGAGCGCCTACGCCGAGAGCGGGATCGCGAGCTACCTGCGCGACAACGTGCCGGGGCTGAGCCTGGTGCGCGCGGGTGAGGCGCACCCCGGCGGCGAACTGATTCTCTACACGCTGCCCAGCGAGGAGGACCTGAGGCGCTGGCTGCGCGGGGCGGAGCGCGGCGCAGGGCGGGTGTCGTTCGCGCTCGGCCCCAAGACCCTTGCGGAACTCGACGCGGCGCTTACCCTCGCGCCGTTCACGACGGAGGCCAGGGTTGAGGGTGCGGCGGACGCCTACCGACGCTGGCAGTGGGCGCATCACTACCGGGTCCTCGACGACGCGGGGTGGACCGCTTCGGTGTACGCGATGCTCGGCCTGGGCGTGGAGGAGGCGCCGCCCGCCGCTCTGGCCTGAGCCCACCTCCTGCCCGTCCTCCGTCCACCCATGAGGGATGGGCTATCTTTCTCCCTGCATGACTCGACTCGACAAGCCCGCGCCCACGGCGCTCCAAAAGCTCTGGAAGGAACTGCTCGAACCCATCGTTTTCGCCGTGGTGATCACGCAGTTCGTGGCGACGCTCGTCGGGGTGGACGGCCACTCGATGATGCCGAACCTGCGTAACCGCGAGCGGGTGTTTGTGCCCAAGTACGAGACCTGGCTGCACAAGGTGGGCGTCGGCGACTTTCAGCGCGGCGACATCGTGATCTTCAAGCCGCCCGCTGAGGCCGCGCAGAGGCTCGGCAACCTCAACAAGAACTTTTTCGGGCTCTGGAATTACCGCCCTTTCCTGATCAAGCGCCTGATCGGGACCCCGGGCGACCGCATCCGGATCGAGGGCGGCGAGGTCTACCTCAACGGCCAGCGGCTCGATTCGAGCTGGACGACCGCCTACTGGCAGCAGCAGGGCTGCTGGGACACGGGCAGCGACCTCGCCAACCGCGCCACCTCGGGCCGCGCCGGTGTGATGCCCGACCAGGCCGAGTTCACGGTGCCGGCGGGCACCTACTTCGTGATGGGCGACAACCGCACCGCCAACGGCTCGGAAGACTCGCGGATGTTCGGACCCGTTCCGCTGCGCGACATCGCGGGCCGCGCCGCCGCCGTCGTGTGGCCCATCATGCGCAAGACGACGGCCACCTACGACTGCAACGCCGAGACGGTGCAGGGGCTCTCCGGCGAGAACGTGCTGAACTGGCGCGTCCTGGGCCGCCCGGACGCCTTCAAGTCGGTGCCGGCGGCGCCCGCTTCAGCGGTGCGCTGAGGGGAGCGGGAAGGAGGACTGGGGGAAGCGGGCGTGGGCCTGGCTTCCCTTTGCTCTTTCCCCAGGCCGTAACCGGGCCACCGGCAGAAGCCGGCGCGTTGGCCGCTACACTGGGCGGCAGTCACAAAAGATCAGCCTGTTCCTATCCGCCCCTCTCCCTTTCCCATCTCAGGAGGAAGTATGCCCGAAGCCGTCATCGTCTCGACCGCCCGCACCCCCATCGGCAAGGCCTACCGGGGCTACCTCAACGACACCCACGGCTCGGACCTCGGCGCGCACGCGGTGCGGCACGCCATCGAGCGCGCGGGGGTGGACCCCGCCGAGATCGAGGACGTGCTGATGGGCGTCGGCCTCCCCGAAGGCGCCACCGGCAGCAACATCGCCCGCCAGATCGCCCTGCGCGCGGGATTGCCGGTCAGTGTGAGCGGCGCGACGCTCAACCGCTTCTGCTCGAGCGGGCTGAACACCATCGCGCTCGCGGCGGGCCACGTGATGGCGGGGCAGGGCGACGTGTATGTCGCGGGCGGGCTGGAGAGCATCTCGCTCGTGCAGAACGGCAACCAGAACAGCTACCGCCTGCGCGGCGAGTGGCTGAGCGAGCACAAACCCGACATCTACATGAGCATGCTTGAAACGGCGGAAGTCGTCGCCCAGCGCTACGGTGTCTCGCGCGAAGCCCAGGACGAGTACGCCCTGCAAAGCCAGCAGCGCACCGCCGCCGCTCAAAAAGCCGGCAAATTCGAGCACGAGATCGTGCCGATGACCGCCCGCATGAAGGTGCAGGACAAGGCGAGCGGCGAGACGCGCGAGGAGGAGGTCACCCGGCAGCTCGACGAGGGCAACCGCCCCGAGACGACGCTTGAAGGGCTCGCCGGCCTCAAGCCGGTGATCGAGGGCGGCGTGATCACGGCGGGCAACGCCTCGCAGCTCTCGGACGGCGCGGCAGCCGTCGTGGTAATGAACGGCGACGTGGCCCGCGAGCGCGGCTTGGAGCCCCTCGGCATCTTCCGGGGCTTCGCCGTCGCCGGCTGCGAGCCCGACGAAATGGGCATCGGGCCGGTGCTCGCGGTGCCGAAGCTGCTCGGGCGCCACGGCCTGAAGGTGGGCGACATCGACCTGTGGGAACTCAACGAGGCGTTTGCCGTGCAGGCCCTCTACTGCCGCGACCAGCTCGGCATCGACAACGAGAAATACAACGTCAACGGCGGCTCGATCTCGATCGGGCACCCCTACGGCATGAGCGGCGCGCGCCTGACCGGACACGCCCTGCTCGAAGGCCGGCGCCGGGGCGCCAAACATGTCGTTGTCACGATGTGCGTCGGTGGCGGCATGGGGGCGGCGGGGCTGTTCGAGGTGCTCTGATGGGGAGGCTCGGGCAGGGCCTGTGGGCGACGGCGCTCGCGAGCGTCCTCGGGCTGGGGCTCGCTGGGGGGCACGTTGCCGCCCAACGTGACGTGGCCCTGGGTTCTGACGCGCAGGCGGCGGCGCAGGTGGCCCGCCGCTCGGTGCCGAGTCAGCTCGACCTCTGGTCCCTCAAGACCGTCATCGAGCGGGCCGAGGGAGACGGGGAGCGGCAGCTTCTGCACCTGCGCGTCTATACACCCTGGGGTCAGGTGCCGGTAGTCGCGGCGCTCGAGGATATGGGCGGAGGGTGGCGCGTGCAGGCGGCGGGGCGCACCGATCTGGGCGGCTCTGAACAGTTGCAAGCCCGGAGCCGATAGAACCCGGAGCCGCCGAGAGGAGTACGCCGGCCCGAACCTGACCCGCTATCCTGCCGGGCATGGCGTTATGGCTGGTGGTGGGATTTATCCTCGTGAGCGCGACGACGGTGATGGTGCTGACCTTTGGGCGGCTGAAAACGGCGGCGAACGTGAAGGCGCTGCGCCTCATCGCGGGCGTGCAGTACCTCGCGGCGGCGGTGCTGGCCGGCGCCCGGCTGACCGGGCAGGCCTGAGCGGGGCGGGAGACAGAACATGAGCGAACGGCACACCCTGGACCTGCATTTTCAAGGCGAGAGCGGCGTGATCGCCGCCTGCGTCTTCGACACCGGCGACGGCCTCGCGGTGGTGGACACCGGCCCGACGACGACGCTGGCGCACCTGGAAACCGGGCTGCGCGGCCTCGGCGCGTCCCTGAGCGACGTGCGGCACCTCCTGCTCACCCACATCCATTTCGACCACGCAGGGGCGGCGGGCACCCTGCTGGAACGGGTGCCGAGGGCCGTCGCCTACGTCCACGAGAAGGGCGCCGGACACCTCGCGCGGCCTGAAAAGCTCGTCGCCAGTGCCACCCAGATCTACGGCGGCGAGATGGACCGGCTGTGGGGTGAGATGAAGCCCATCGACCCCGAACGGCTGAAGGTGCTGGAGGGCGGCGAACACTGGAAGATTGGGCAGGAAGAAATCCGTGCGTTCTACACGCCGGGGCACGCGGTGCACCACCTCGCCTACCACGTCGGGGATGACCTTTTCCTCGGCGACGTGGGCGGCATCCGGCTCGACGCTCGGCAGACGCCGCGTCCCCCGACGCCGCCGCCCGACATCAATCTCGAAGTGTGGCGCGAGAGCGTCGCGGTCCTGCGGGCCCTGGACGCCCGCACGCTGCACCTCGCGCACTTTGGCGCCCACCCGAACGAGGCGGCACACTGGGAAGGCTTGCTGGAGAAGATGGACCTCGAAGCCGACTGGGTGCGCGCCGGGATGGAGCGGGGCGAGGGGTTCGAGGGCATTGCCGAGGAGTTCACCGAACGCCAGCTCGCCGAGATCGAGGCCGAGGTGCCGGGGCTGCGCGCGAGGTACGAGTCCGCCTGCCCGCCGTGGATGAGCGTGCAGGGGCTGATGCGCTACTGGGCGCGGAGGGCGGCCCGTTCGGGGACCGGGGAGCAGGCACAGGGATGAGGGTGCTCGTGATCGGCGGCGGCGGACGCGAACACGCCATCGTGGACGCCTGCGCGCGTGCCGGGCACGAGGTGCTGTGTACGCCCGGCAATCCCGGCATCGCGCGGCAGGCCCGCGTGATCGCCTCGGCGCAGGACGCGCCGGTCCTCGCCGACCTCGCGGTGCGCGAAGGCGCGGACGTGGTGATCGTCGGCCCCGAGGCGTACCTCGCGGCGGGCCTGGTGGACGAGTGCGGGCGCCGGGGCATCCCCGCCTTCGGCCCGAGTCAGGCGGCGAGCCGGCTCGAAGGCGACAAGGCGTGGAGCAAGGCGTTCATGGTGCGGCACGGCATCCCGACCGCCACGCACCGCGCCTATTCGGACCTCGGGTCAGCGCTCGCTGACGCGGAGGCGCGCACTCCACCCATCGTCGTCAAGGACGCGGCGCTGAAAGCCGGCAAAGGCGTGACCATAGCCGGCAGCGCCGAGGAAGCGGGGCGGGCGCTGCGCGAGATCTTCGCGGAGGCGGGCGCGCAGGCCGTAATCGAGGACTTCATGACCGGGCAGGAGGTCAGTATTCTCGCGCTAACCGACGGCGAGCGCTACGCCCTGACGCCGCCGAGCCAGGACCACAAGACCATTTTCGAGGGCGACACCGGCCCGATGACCGGCGGGATGGGCGTGATCTGCCCCTTCCCCGTCACGGGCGAACAGCTCAGCGTGATTCAGCGCGACATCATCGAGCGCACGCTCGCCGGAATGCGCGCCGAGGGCCTCCCTTTCCGGGGCGTACTTTACGCGGGGCTGATGCTCACGCCGCAGGGGCCGAAGGTGGTGGAGTTCAACGCCCGCTTTGGTGACCCCGAGGCCGAGGCGGTGCTGCCGCTGCTGGAGACCGACCTCGCGCAGCACGCCCTCGACGCGGCGCGCGGACAGCTCGACCCCGGCAGCGTGCGGTTCCGGGACGCGGCGAGCGCCGTCGTCATTCTCGCGGCGCCCGGCTACCCCGCCGAACCGCGAAAAGGTGTGCCGCTCGCGCTGCCGGAGACTGGGGAGGGCGAATATGTCTTTCACGCCGGCACCGCCGAGCAGGAGGGGCGGCTCGTGAGCCAGGGCGGGCGGGTGCTCGCCGTCACTGCGACGGCAGACCGCCGCGAGGAGGCGCTCGCGCGGGCTTACGCGCTCGTGGACGGGGTGGAGTTCGAGGGCGCGCAGTACCGGCGTGACATCGGCTTCCGGATTGGCCTGGGCATCCAGAGGGAGGAAGAGACTCCGGCGCCATGAAGGCCAAGGGTGTGAAGGTCTGTCAAGCGACGGTTCATCCCAGGGTGGGGAGCGACGGCGCACACTGACGCCATGACGGACAATTCAAATCGCTACGGTGACGCTCCCCTCGGCAAGAGCGTGGAAGAGGTCGAGCAGGAGAGCGGCAACCTCATTAATCCCCCGGT
Proteins encoded in this region:
- a CDS encoding S-layer homology domain-containing protein, with amino-acid sequence MRKTLVISSLLALGLGAASAQTAAPATPTTTTAATQVVQFSDVPAGHWAKDAVDRITQCGLIQGFPDGTFRGNENLTRYQAALIFYRLLTTNALANCGLSQGDMTVVMNGMQEVSTELAAIATRVTDLERATADQAARIATLEQRIATAATAPAGAASEDVAALNARIDALEAAVRNIPAGPQGPAGPAGPAGPAGPQGPAGPAGADAVAAPVTNTTTTTTTTEVPSTTVVITDTPAVVTPATGNLYAGVTVGAKQGDATNKCVNKLDRQNPPVDYCVTVGGVVGSKSVFGPLGARVSAEYQPGFNGIHADVAATGSFDVADNFGVYAGAGLGITSSQARVASGANAGRANTTGTATDVYGLGLVGVEYRVTGNIAVFAEGNGRYYLSNKGAGTGITPASTYSSTQKGFNLGGKAGLKFYF
- a CDS encoding putative bifunctional diguanylate cyclase/phosphodiesterase — encoded protein: MTHAAQDLQPLLTDDAPVRALQRRLYLRTLTVLCPTTLILALFVPAYPEPLRGALLLCALASAVLLVVLWRGWAALRTVAWSLLLIGVLINETLLIGSLVGTPYTPHLYFYVTLLTFAWSFLSFGDRLGRRLALGIYLLTLGTALLFVLPGTPLAQTDLAPFWRMFTIFSVISPIFIVVLSALATLTRDQMQGRLRALSQFVYQDALTGLPNRRAFQEELDRRVRRAVDSGAHGTLMLININEFVHLNDRLGHAAGDEALRILTARWQDGLVAGSHLSRTDGDEFALILPTLAPAELAGQIDRVLSRTHEPMELGGEVHTLQARVGVSHFPQHGDDASTVTSHAGLALAAARGQEPPVATYSAELAAATERRRQVLHTLEVALAHQGLHLVYQPIFDLHTGEVRSAEALVRCRFALTPEPGPDEFIAVAEAAERMRPVGQWIMGAVLGQLRAWHDSGVHLPRVNVNVSAQELLTPGYAEALLAQLSSRGLDPQVLELELTERSVLEDAAVRELHLLRQAGMAVSIDDFGTGHSSLAWLHALPITCVKLDRRFTHMLDQDGAADRLAHTVVTLARALELEVVAEGIETQEQLRRLRELGCVLGQGYLFTKPLSPSEFVAFWRQASRTDVGQDTSP
- the lepA gene encoding translation elongation factor 4 — translated: MTEGPTANIRNFSIIAHVDHGKSTLADRILEQLGAMGERDKRDQTLDTLELERERGITIKSTPIRLTYRREDGEEYVFNLIDTPGHVDFNYEVSRSLAACEGVLLLVDASQGVEAQTIVNAYLAIDNNLEIVPVINKIDLPAADPEGAAAELEEVIGIPAEDAVFASGKTGQGVPDILEAVVKHIPPPTGDRAAPLKALIFDSFYDAYQGVILFVRVLEGSIQAKDQILLMNADKTFEVDKVGTFSPGLVVGQQLSAGAVGWVAAGIKDIHDAQVGDTLTGRERRTAQAFPGFKPAQPVVFSGLYPTDTEDYRKLREALEKLKLNDAAFSFEPETSEALGFGFRCGFLGLLHAEIIQERLEREYDLDLIATAPAVVYRVTLTSGEIFETQNPAEFPTRDRISNVEEPYIKLHVMLPEEYVGPVMQLLQERRGMMSTMNYVGQGKRVELIYEVPFAEILYDFHDRLKSISRGYASMDYEIIGYREGDLRKVDIMVNNEVIDALAVIVHETKTYGLGRKIVDKMAEVIPRQMFPVPVQAVIGGKIIARATVKAFRKDVLAKCYGGDISRKKKLLEKQKKGRARMKQFGTVEVPQEAFLAVLSTEE
- the lepB gene encoding signal peptidase I; protein product: MTRLDKPAPTALQKLWKELLEPIVFAVVITQFVATLVGVDGHSMMPNLRNRERVFVPKYETWLHKVGVGDFQRGDIVIFKPPAEAAQRLGNLNKNFFGLWNYRPFLIKRLIGTPGDRIRIEGGEVYLNGQRLDSSWTTAYWQQQGCWDTGSDLANRATSGRAGVMPDQAEFTVPAGTYFVMGDNRTANGSEDSRMFGPVPLRDIAGRAAAVVWPIMRKTTATYDCNAETVQGLSGENVLNWRVLGRPDAFKSVPAAPASAVR
- the recJ gene encoding single-stranded-DNA-specific exonuclease RecJ — protein: MREWQVSAPVAQVLCSRALSAELLASPLEPTPNPGLREAARRIVQAIAAGKRIRIHGDYDADGVTATATLVLGLRDAGAQVHGFIPHRLTEGYGIHPDRVADHAEAADLIVTVDCGVTNLEEVRALLAAGTEVVVTDHHAPGPDFPDCLVVHPHLTTDYDPVRHNLTGAGVAYHLLWAVYDLLGRPEPRRLLPLATLGTVADVAPLIGENRALVRAGLEEMARTELPGLRALMAEKKVGRPTARDVAFILAPRINAAGRMGEADKALELLTLQSEHEARALAAYLEIRNQERRKIQDEMFAQALDLADPRDPALVLTHEDWHAGVMGIVASKLVETFHKPVYIVAQGKGSVRSTPGISAVQGLRESQELLKRFGGHPGAAGFSLDPANFGALRGRIHDYVRRFPVPMPTVRLDAPLLPQGLTPELLGELAALEPFGEGHRRPQWHLRGAVAETRLVGKRGDALQFRLGGLKGVKYGERDDSPGVRDVAAELALNEWRGRVNLELHTEALRPPAPLLLEGAEAPPTLSPPLARLNPSVAMTSLKTGASAYAESGIASYLRDNVPGLSLVRAGEAHPGGELILYTLPSEEDLRRWLRGAERGAGRVSFALGPKTLAELDAALTLAPFTTEARVEGAADAYRRWQWAHHYRVLDDAGWTASVYAMLGLGVEEAPPAALA